A genome region from Solanum pennellii chromosome 12, SPENNV200 includes the following:
- the LOC107005444 gene encoding long chain acyl-CoA synthetase 8-like: MEGSEGSNPNTNVVERMDSSCYVSFFKDQGSFGVVAAVVIAIIVPLYLSIVLMRKKKAKQRGVPVKAGGEAGLTMRNAKSAKLIEVPWEGATTMTALFEKSCRKHSSKRCLGTRKLVSRDFVTAKDGRKFEKLHLSEYHWESYGQTFDRACNFASGLVNLGHDVETRAAIFSETRAEWIIAFQGCFRQNITVVTIYASLGDDALIHSLNETQASTLICDAKQLKKLVAINSNLKTISNVIYFEDDETAIDSSTSTDIDSWRITSFSEVEKLGKSNPIQPILPIKKDIAVIMYTSGSTGMPKGVMITHGNIVATAAAVMTVIPKLGSNDVYLGYLPLAHVFELAAETVMLTAGASIGYGSALTLTDTSNKIMKGTKGDASALKPTLMAAVPAILDRVKDGVIKKVEEKGGSAKKLFDIAFKRRLTAIEGSWFGAWGLEKILWEVMIFKKIRSVLGGDIRFMLCGGAPLSGDTQRFINICMGAPIGQGYGLTETFAGAAFSESDDPSVGRVGPPVPCCYIKLISWEEGGYTVADKPMPRGEVVVGGNSVTAGYFNNGDKTNEVYKVDERGMRWFYTGDIGRFHPDGCLEVIDRKKDIVKLQHGEYISLGKVEAALSSSNYVDNIMAYADPFHNYCVALVVPSQKVLEKWAQENGIEHRAFSDLCNKVEAVNEVQQSLSKVGKAARLDKFEIPAKIKLIPEPWTPESGLVTAALKLKREPLKAKFKDELINLYHSN, translated from the exons atggAAGGTTCTGAAGGAAGTAATCCGAATACGAATGTCGTTGAGAGAATGGACAGTAGTTGTTATGTCTCCTTCTTCAAAGACCAGGGTTCATTTGGGGTTGTTGCTGCGGTTGTAATTGCGATTATAGTACCTTTATACCTCTCCATTGTGCTTATGAGGAAGAAAAAGGCGAAACAGAGAGGAGTTCCGGTTAAAGCTGGTGGTGAGGCAGGTCTTACAATGCGGAATGCTAAATCAGCCAAGTTGATTGAAGTTCCGTGGGAAGGGGCTACGACTATGACAGCTTTATTCGAAAAGTCTTGTAGGAAACATTCGAGTAAACGTTGTCTTGGAACAAGAAAACTAGTTAGTAGGGACTTTGTAACAGCAAAGGATGGAAGGAAGTTTGAGAAACTTCACTTGAGTGAGTATCACTGGGAGAGTTATGGACAAACGTTTGATCGGGCTTGCAACTTTGCATCTGGACTTGTTAATTTAGGTCATGATGTGGAGACTCGCGCTGCTATATTCTCTGAAACTCGTGCAGAGTGGATCATTGCATTTCAG GGATGCTTCCGCCAGAATATAACTGTCGTTACTATTTATGCTTCTTTGGGAGATGATGCCCTTATACACTCGTTAAACGAG ACTCAAGCATCCACATTGATTTGTGATGCCAAGCAACTTAAAAAATTGGTTGCAATCAATTCTAACCTGAAAACCATCTCGAATGTCATATACTTTGAAGATGATGAGACTGCAATAGATTCAAGCACTTCTACGGATATTGATAGCTGGAGGATTACATCTTTCTCCGAAGTTGAAAAACTTGGTAAGAGTAATCCTATTCAACCAATACTGCCTATAAAGAAAGATATCGCGGTGATCATGTATACAAGTGGTAGCACAGGCATGCCTAAG GGTGTCATGATAACTCATGGCAACATTGTAGCCACGGCAGCTGCAGTTATGACTGTCATTCCAAAACTTGGCAGCAACGATGTCTATTTGGGGTATCTACCTTTAGCTCATGTTTTTGAGTTAGCGGCTGAG ACTGTTATGTTGACTGCTGGTGCTTCAATCGGTTATGGCTCGGCTCTGACATTGACAGATACatctaataaaattatgaaaggGACTAAAGGAGATGCCTCAGCTTTAAAGCCTACTTTAATGGCAGCAGTTCCAGCCATTCTCGATCGTGTTAAGGACGGTGTTATAAAGAAG GTGGAGGAGAAGGGAGGATCTGCAAAGAAACTTTTCGATATTGCCTTTAAACGTCGATTGACTGCTATAGAAGGTAGCTGGTTTGGAGCATGGGGTCTAGAGAAAATACTATGGGAGGTGatgatatttaaaaagataCGATCAGTACTCGGAGGAGATATACGTTTCATGCTTTGTGGTGGTGCTCCTCTATCAGGAGATACACAAAGATTTATCAACATTTGTATGGG AGCGCCTATTGGTCAAGGATATGGCTTGACAGAGACATTTGCAGGAGCAGCCTTTTCCGAGTCAGATGATCCTTCTGTTGGTCGCGTTGGTCCACCTGTTCCTTGTTGCTATATAAAG CTTATTTCTTGGGAAGAAGGAGGTTACACAGTTGCTGATAAGCCGATGCCTCGGGGAGAAGTAGTTGTTGGTGGTAACAGTGTTACTGCTGGTTACTTCAACAATGGTGATAAAACTAATGAGGTGTACAAG GTTGATGAGAGAGGGATGCGCTGGTTCTACACTGGTGATATTGGAAGGTTTCATCCTGATGGATGCCTCGAAGTCATTGATAGAAAGAAAGATATTGTTAAACTTCAGCACGGGGAGTATATCTCACTTGGAAAG GTTGAGGCTGCACTTTCCTCAAGCAATTATGTGGATAACATCATGGCCTATGCAGACCCCTTCCACAATTACTGTGTTGCACTAGTTGTTCCTTCACAAAAGGTGCTTGAGAAATGGGCACAAGAAAATGGCATCGAGCATAGAGCTTTTTCTGATCTGTGCAACAAAGTTGAAGCAGTCAATGAGGTCCAGCAATCACTCTCAAAG GTAGGCAAAGCTGCAAGATTGGACAAGTTTGAGATTCCTGCAAAGATCAAGTTGATACCCGAGCCATGGACGCCTGAGTCCGGATTAGTCACTGCAGCTCTCAAACTGAAGCGCGAACCCCTAAAGGCGAAATTTAAGGATGAACTTATAAACTTGTATCACAGTAACTGA
- the LOC107005445 gene encoding nuclear transcription factor Y subunit A-5-like isoform X3, producing MVSSNEQETSHNNRKIGLRSEISISLLPGDMKSLDPDLQGETLRLTHTTLNSQDKMTASGKTNSQDQCASSEYVHDERYGRDMQVQIKPALFSLQNEVANSTGLSAFGYSDPYISSLYTAYGPQPYPQMMGIAPTRVPLPVDMAEDGPIYVNAKQYHGILRRRQIRAKLEAQNKLVKNRKPYLHESRHLHAVNRVRGSGGRFLSSKKVHQSDPNSYPTNSTSSLDSVEHEGSTSAFSSVRQDVVHNGINFQQQQPDHMAFSVSSHMVITMQGNGTQQHAPVVR from the exons ATGGTGAGTTCCAATGAACAagaaacttcacataataatcGGAAAATTGGTCTCAGAAGTGAAATTTCCATCTCCTTGCTGCCAGGAGATATGAAGTCTTTGGATCCTGACTTACAAGGCGAGACATTGCGGTTGACACATACAACTCTTAACTCTCAAGACAAAATGACTGCCTCAGGGAAAACAAATTCTCAAGATCAATGTGCTTCCTCAGAATATG TTCATGATGAAAGATATGGAAGAGATATGCAGGTTCAAATAAAGCCTGCTCTTTTTTCTTTGCAAAATGAAGTGGCCAATTCAACT GGTTTATCTGCTTTTGGCTACTCTGATCCCTATATCAGTAGCTTATATACTGCTTATGGACCTCAGCCTTAT CCTCAAATGATGGGCATAGCACCTACTCGTGTCCCACTCCCCGTTGATATGGCAGAGGATGGACCAATCTATGTTAATGCAAAACAGTACCATGGGATCCTAAGGCGGAGACAGATACGTGCAAAGCTTGAGGCTCAGAACAAACTTGTCAAAAATAGAAAG CCATATCTTCATGAGTCACGACATCTTCATGCAGTGAACAGAGTTAGAGGGTCGGGTGGACGTTTCCTCAGCTCAAAGAAAGTTCATCAATCTGATCCAAATAGTTATCCTACTAACTCAACTTCTTCTCTAGACTCAGTTGAGCATGAAGGTTCAACTTCTGCTTTCTCAAGTGTCCGTCAAGATGTCGTCCACAATGGCATCAACTTCCAGCAGCAGCAGCCTGATCACATGGCCTTCAGTGTATCCTCTCATATGGTTATTACCATGCAAGGCAATGGGACTCAGCAACACGCTCCAGTTGTCCGGTGA
- the LOC107005340 gene encoding WD repeat-containing protein VIP3-like, with protein sequence MKLASLDSVTNAHDDSIWSAAWVRSTEEYPALLLTGGLDETVRLWDPSNFTCVQTFTGHCLGVVSVATHPTRRIAASASIDSFIRVFEVDTNNTIATLEAPPSEVWQLQFSPSGSNLAAAGGGSSSVKVWDTNRWELVTTMSIPRQGAPQPSDKSTNKKFVLSVAWSPDGRLLACGSVDGTISVFDVARAKFLHFLDGHTMPVRSLVFSPSLHDSRILFSASDDGHVHMYDAEGKTLLTSLSGHASWVLSVDTSPDGAAIATGSSDKTVRLWDLKMRAATQTLTNHTDQVWAVAFGPTSRTDVRSCMLASVSDDKSLSFYQYS encoded by the exons ATGAAACTAGCTTCACTAGACAGTGTGACAAATGCTCACGACGATTCCATTTGGTCGGCGGCGTGGGTCCGGTCGACGGAGGAATATCCGGCGTTACTTCTCACCGGAGGTCTTGACGAAactgtgaggttatgggacccGAGTAACTTCACTTGTGTTCAAACTTTCACCGGTCATTGTCTCGGCGTTGTATCTGTTGCTACACATCCTACTCGTAGAATTGCTGCATCTGCTTCTATAGATAGCTTTATTAGAGTTTTTGAGGTTGATACTAATAACACTATTGCTACTCTCGAAGCTCCTCCTTCTGAAGTCTGGCAATTGCAATTTAGTCCAAGT GGTAGCAATCTGGCAGCAGCTGGAGGTGGTAGTTCATCAGTCAAGGTGTGGGATACTAATCGGTGGGAACTTGTTACCACAATGTCCATTCCTCGTCAAGGAGCCCCACAACCATCTGATAAAAGCACCAACAAGAAATTTGTCCTTTCAGTTGCATGGAGTCCTGATGGTAGGCTTCTTGCTTGTGGATCAGTTGATGGGACTATTTCTGTTTTTGATGTAGCTCGCGCCAAGTTCCTTCACTTCTTAGATGGCCATACCATGCCTGTTCGTTCTCTCGTGTTTTCACCTTCACTTCACGACTCAAGAATACTCTTCTCAGCATCAGATGATGGTCATGTGCATATGTATGATGCGGAGGGGAAAACATTGCTCACGTCTTTATCGGGTCATGCAAGTTGGGTTCTGAGTGTTGATACCTCTCCAGACGGGGCAGCAATTGCAACGGGGTCAAGTGACAAGACGGTTAGGCTATGGGATCTTAAGATGAGAGCGGCTACGCAAACTTTAACCAACCATACAGATCAGGTTTGGGCTGTGGCTTTTGGACCAACATCAAGGACTGATGTTAGGTCCTGTATGCTTGCAAGTGTGTCTGATGACAAGAGTTTATCATTCTATCAGTACTCTTAA
- the LOC107007412 gene encoding mitogen-activated protein kinase kinase 2-like produces the protein MKKGSFAPNLKLSLPPPDEVALSKFLTESGTFKDGDLLVNRDGVRIVSQSEVAAPSVIQPSDNQLCLADFEAVKVIGKGNGGIVRLVQHKWTGQFFALKVIQMNIDESMRKHIAQELRINQSSQCPYVVICYQSFFDNGAISLILEYMDGGSLADFLKKVKTIPERFLAVICKQVLKGLWYLHHEKHIIHRDLKPSNLLINHRGDVKITDFGVSAVLASTSGLANTFVGTYNYMSPERISGGAYDYKSDIWSLGLVLLECATGHFPYKPPEGDEGWVNVYELMETIVDQPEPCAPPDQFSPQFCSFISACVQKHQKDRLSANDLMSHPFITMYDDQDIDLGSYFTSAGPPLATLTEL, from the exons ATGAAGAAAGGGTCTTTTGCACCTAATCTTAAACTCTCTCTTCCTCCTCCTGATGAAGTTGCTCTCTCCAAATTCCT GACTGAATCAGGAACATTCAAGGATGGAGATCTTCTGGTGAATAGAGATGGAGTTCGAATTGTTTCGCAGAGTGAAGTTGCAGCT CCTTCAGTTATACAGCCATCAGACAACCAGTTATGCTTAGCTGATTTTGAAGCAGTAAAAGTTATTGGAAAGGGAAATGGTGGTATAGTGCGGCTGGTTCAGCATAAATGGACGGGGCAATTTTTCGCTCTCAAG GTTATTCAGATGAATATTGATGAGTCTATGCGCAAACATATTGCTCAAGAACTGAGAATTAATCAGTCATCCCAGTGTCCATATGTTGTCATATGCTATCAGTCGTTCTTCGACAATGGTGCTATATCCTTGATTTTGGAGTATATGGATGGTGGTTCCTTAGCAGATTTTCTGAAAAAGGTCAAAACAATACCTGAACGATTTCTTGCTGTTATCTGCAAACAG GTTCTCAAAGGCTTGTGGTATCTTCATCATGAGAAGCATATTATTCACAGGGATTTGAAACCTTCGAATTTGCTAATCAATCACAGAGGTGATGTCAAAATCACAGACTTTGGTGTGAGTGCAGTACTAGCAAGCACATCTGGACTGGCCAATACCTTTGTCGGCACATACAACTATATGTCT CCAGAGAGAATTTCAGGAGGTGCCTATGATTACAAAAGCGACATTTGGAGCTTGGGTTTAGTCTTGCTCGAGTGTGCAACAGGTCATTTCCCATATAAACCACCCGAGGGAGATGAAGGATGGGTCAATGTCTATGAACTTATGGAAACCATAGTTGACCAACCAGAACCTTGTGCACCTCCTGACCAATTTTCTCCACAATTCTGCTCATTCATATCTGCATG TGTCCAGAAGCACCAGAAGGACAGACTGTCGGCAAATGATCTCATG AGTCACCCTTTCATCACCATGTACGATGACCAGGATATCGATCTTGGATCTTACTTCACTTCCGCAGGACCTCCATTGGCAACACTTACTGAGCTATAA
- the LOC107005253 gene encoding vacuolar protein sorting-associated protein 2 homolog 1 yields the protein MNFLFGKRKTPAELLRENKRMLDKSIREIERERQGLQTQEKKLIAEIKKSAKQGQMGAVKVMAKDLIRTRHQIEKFYKLKSQLQGVSLRIQTLKSTQAMGEAMKGVTKAMGQMNRQMNLPALQRIMQEFEMQNEKMEMVSEVMGDAIDDALEGDEEEEETEELVSQVLDEIGININNELVNAPSSAVAAPAAKGKVAQAEATDNDDGGIDSDLQARLDNLRKM from the exons ATGAATTTTCTATTCGGCAAGAGAAAAACTCCGGCAG AACTCCTGCGTGAAAACAAGCGTATGCTTGATAAATCTATCCGAGAAATAGAAAGGGAGAGACAGGGCTTACAAACACAAGAGAAGAAACTAATTGCAGAGATAAAGAAAAGTGCAAAGCAAGGACAGATG GGAGCTGTGAAGGTGATGGCGAAAGATCTTATTAGAACAAGGCATCAGATTGAAAAATTTTACAAGCTTAAGTCCCAACTTCAAGGTGTCTCCCTCAGAATTCAG ACTTTGAAATCAACACAAGCAATGGGTGAAGCAATGAAAGGCGTTACAAAGGCAATGGGACAGATGAACAGGCAGATGAATTTGCCGGCATTGCAGAGAATAATGCAAGAATTTGAGATGCAAAATGAAAAGATGGAAATGGTGAGTGAGGTGATGGGAGATGCCATTGATGATGCTTTGGAAGGGgatgaggaagaagaagaaactgaaGAGTTGGTGAGCCAGGTCCTTGATGAGATTGGAATTAATATCAACAATGAG CTTGTCAATGCTCCTTCTTCCGCGGTGGCTGCTCCAGCAGCGAAAGGCAAGGTTGCACAAGCTGAGGCAACTGACAATGATGATGGTGGGATAGACAGTGATCTGCAAGCAAGGTTAGACAATT
- the LOC107005445 gene encoding nuclear transcription factor Y subunit A-7-like isoform X4, protein MKSLDPDLQGETLRLTHTTLNSQDKMTASGKTNSQDQCASSEYVHDERYGRDMQVQIKPALFSLQNEVANSTGLSAFGYSDPYISSLYTAYGPQPYPQMMGIAPTRVPLPVDMAEDGPIYVNAKQYHGILRRRQIRAKLEAQNKLVKNRKPYLHESRHLHAVNRVRGSGGRFLSSKKVHQSDPNSYPTNSTSSLDSVEHEGSTSAFSSVRQDVVHNGINFQQQQPDHMAFSVSSHMVITMQGNGTQQHAPVVR, encoded by the exons ATGAAGTCTTTGGATCCTGACTTACAAGGCGAGACATTGCGGTTGACACATACAACTCTTAACTCTCAAGACAAAATGACTGCCTCAGGGAAAACAAATTCTCAAGATCAATGTGCTTCCTCAGAATATG TTCATGATGAAAGATATGGAAGAGATATGCAGGTTCAAATAAAGCCTGCTCTTTTTTCTTTGCAAAATGAAGTGGCCAATTCAACT GGTTTATCTGCTTTTGGCTACTCTGATCCCTATATCAGTAGCTTATATACTGCTTATGGACCTCAGCCTTAT CCTCAAATGATGGGCATAGCACCTACTCGTGTCCCACTCCCCGTTGATATGGCAGAGGATGGACCAATCTATGTTAATGCAAAACAGTACCATGGGATCCTAAGGCGGAGACAGATACGTGCAAAGCTTGAGGCTCAGAACAAACTTGTCAAAAATAGAAAG CCATATCTTCATGAGTCACGACATCTTCATGCAGTGAACAGAGTTAGAGGGTCGGGTGGACGTTTCCTCAGCTCAAAGAAAGTTCATCAATCTGATCCAAATAGTTATCCTACTAACTCAACTTCTTCTCTAGACTCAGTTGAGCATGAAGGTTCAACTTCTGCTTTCTCAAGTGTCCGTCAAGATGTCGTCCACAATGGCATCAACTTCCAGCAGCAGCAGCCTGATCACATGGCCTTCAGTGTATCCTCTCATATGGTTATTACCATGCAAGGCAATGGGACTCAGCAACACGCTCCAGTTGTCCGGTGA
- the LOC107005445 gene encoding nuclear transcription factor Y subunit A-5-like isoform X1 yields MHRDSYAISYKAKKKRFLFRERREKRERERVSRKETCLISYQQATLVFISFLNFSGFHRSEISISLLPGDMKSLDPDLQGETLRLTHTTLNSQDKMTASGKTNSQDQCASSEYVHDERYGRDMQVQIKPALFSLQNEVANSTGLSAFGYSDPYISSLYTAYGPQPYPQMMGIAPTRVPLPVDMAEDGPIYVNAKQYHGILRRRQIRAKLEAQNKLVKNRKPYLHESRHLHAVNRVRGSGGRFLSSKKVHQSDPNSYPTNSTSSLDSVEHEGSTSAFSSVRQDVVHNGINFQQQQPDHMAFSVSSHMVITMQGNGTQQHAPVVR; encoded by the exons ATGCACAGAGATTCTTATGCCATTTCTTacaaggcaaaaaaaaaaagatttctttttagagagagaagagagaagagagagagagagagagtttcaAGGAAGGAGACATGCTTGATTTCATACCAACAAGCAACACTTgtgtttatttcttttcttaacttTAGTGGATTCCACAG AAGTGAAATTTCCATCTCCTTGCTGCCAGGAGATATGAAGTCTTTGGATCCTGACTTACAAGGCGAGACATTGCGGTTGACACATACAACTCTTAACTCTCAAGACAAAATGACTGCCTCAGGGAAAACAAATTCTCAAGATCAATGTGCTTCCTCAGAATATG TTCATGATGAAAGATATGGAAGAGATATGCAGGTTCAAATAAAGCCTGCTCTTTTTTCTTTGCAAAATGAAGTGGCCAATTCAACT GGTTTATCTGCTTTTGGCTACTCTGATCCCTATATCAGTAGCTTATATACTGCTTATGGACCTCAGCCTTAT CCTCAAATGATGGGCATAGCACCTACTCGTGTCCCACTCCCCGTTGATATGGCAGAGGATGGACCAATCTATGTTAATGCAAAACAGTACCATGGGATCCTAAGGCGGAGACAGATACGTGCAAAGCTTGAGGCTCAGAACAAACTTGTCAAAAATAGAAAG CCATATCTTCATGAGTCACGACATCTTCATGCAGTGAACAGAGTTAGAGGGTCGGGTGGACGTTTCCTCAGCTCAAAGAAAGTTCATCAATCTGATCCAAATAGTTATCCTACTAACTCAACTTCTTCTCTAGACTCAGTTGAGCATGAAGGTTCAACTTCTGCTTTCTCAAGTGTCCGTCAAGATGTCGTCCACAATGGCATCAACTTCCAGCAGCAGCAGCCTGATCACATGGCCTTCAGTGTATCCTCTCATATGGTTATTACCATGCAAGGCAATGGGACTCAGCAACACGCTCCAGTTGTCCGGTGA
- the LOC107005445 gene encoding nuclear transcription factor Y subunit A-5-like isoform X2 yields MHRDSYAISYKAKKKRFLFRERREKRERERVSRKETCLISYQQATLVFISFLNFSGFHRSEISISLLPGDMKSLDPDLQGETLRLTHTTLNSQDKMTASGKTNSQDQCASSEYVHDERYGRDMQGLSAFGYSDPYISSLYTAYGPQPYPQMMGIAPTRVPLPVDMAEDGPIYVNAKQYHGILRRRQIRAKLEAQNKLVKNRKPYLHESRHLHAVNRVRGSGGRFLSSKKVHQSDPNSYPTNSTSSLDSVEHEGSTSAFSSVRQDVVHNGINFQQQQPDHMAFSVSSHMVITMQGNGTQQHAPVVR; encoded by the exons ATGCACAGAGATTCTTATGCCATTTCTTacaaggcaaaaaaaaaaagatttctttttagagagagaagagagaagagagagagagagagagtttcaAGGAAGGAGACATGCTTGATTTCATACCAACAAGCAACACTTgtgtttatttcttttcttaacttTAGTGGATTCCACAG AAGTGAAATTTCCATCTCCTTGCTGCCAGGAGATATGAAGTCTTTGGATCCTGACTTACAAGGCGAGACATTGCGGTTGACACATACAACTCTTAACTCTCAAGACAAAATGACTGCCTCAGGGAAAACAAATTCTCAAGATCAATGTGCTTCCTCAGAATATG TTCATGATGAAAGATATGGAAGAGATATGCAG GGTTTATCTGCTTTTGGCTACTCTGATCCCTATATCAGTAGCTTATATACTGCTTATGGACCTCAGCCTTAT CCTCAAATGATGGGCATAGCACCTACTCGTGTCCCACTCCCCGTTGATATGGCAGAGGATGGACCAATCTATGTTAATGCAAAACAGTACCATGGGATCCTAAGGCGGAGACAGATACGTGCAAAGCTTGAGGCTCAGAACAAACTTGTCAAAAATAGAAAG CCATATCTTCATGAGTCACGACATCTTCATGCAGTGAACAGAGTTAGAGGGTCGGGTGGACGTTTCCTCAGCTCAAAGAAAGTTCATCAATCTGATCCAAATAGTTATCCTACTAACTCAACTTCTTCTCTAGACTCAGTTGAGCATGAAGGTTCAACTTCTGCTTTCTCAAGTGTCCGTCAAGATGTCGTCCACAATGGCATCAACTTCCAGCAGCAGCAGCCTGATCACATGGCCTTCAGTGTATCCTCTCATATGGTTATTACCATGCAAGGCAATGGGACTCAGCAACACGCTCCAGTTGTCCGGTGA